A DNA window from Christiangramia salexigens contains the following coding sequences:
- a CDS encoding GNAT family N-acetyltransferase, translated as MEYNIREARKEDMRDVLDLIRELAAYENHLDDVEVSVKDLEEEGFEHGNFKCFVAEVSGKIEGMALVYFRFSTWKGRTVHLEDLIVRESMRGTGLGGALYQSVVKYGHDNGVKRIEWVVSEGNKNAIEFYENTGAQIKESWKTVHMEEGGIQKNVNK; from the coding sequence ATGGAATATAATATTCGTGAAGCCCGAAAAGAAGATATGAGAGACGTCCTTGATTTGATAAGGGAACTCGCAGCTTATGAAAATCACCTGGATGATGTTGAAGTAAGTGTAAAAGACCTTGAAGAGGAAGGATTTGAACATGGTAACTTTAAATGTTTTGTAGCCGAAGTTTCGGGAAAGATCGAAGGTATGGCATTGGTCTATTTCAGGTTTTCTACCTGGAAAGGAAGAACCGTTCATCTGGAAGACCTTATTGTTAGAGAAAGTATGAGAGGTACAGGTTTGGGTGGAGCACTTTATCAAAGTGTAGTAAAATATGGTCACGATAATGGTGTGAAAAGGATAGAATGGGTGGTTTCAGAAGGTAACAAAAATGCCATAGAATTCTATGAAAATACCGGTGCTCAAATAAAGGAAAGCTGGAAGACCGTACATATGGAAGAAGGTGGAATTCAAAAAAATGTAAATAAATAG
- a CDS encoding GNAT family N-acetyltransferase yields MKVNVRQATKEDMSAVLELINELAIFEKEPDAVIINEDDLIRDGFGANPAFHCFVAEADGKIEGMALIYFRYSTWKGKTVHLEDLIVREKFRGKGLGSALYTEVIKFAAEQKVKRTEWVVLNWNKDAADFYRRSGASVLQDWDTVQMDEKAMRSYLSDKGIL; encoded by the coding sequence ATGAAAGTCAATGTTAGACAAGCTACTAAAGAGGATATGAGCGCAGTTCTGGAGCTCATTAATGAACTTGCAATTTTTGAAAAAGAGCCAGATGCGGTGATAATTAATGAAGATGATCTGATAAGGGATGGATTTGGAGCTAATCCTGCCTTTCATTGTTTTGTAGCCGAAGCTGATGGTAAAATTGAAGGAATGGCTCTTATCTATTTTAGATATTCTACCTGGAAAGGAAAAACGGTACATCTGGAAGATCTTATCGTAAGAGAAAAATTTCGCGGTAAAGGCCTTGGATCTGCTTTATATACCGAGGTTATAAAATTTGCGGCAGAGCAAAAAGTAAAAAGGACAGAGTGGGTGGTTCTAAACTGGAATAAGGATGCGGCAGATTTTTACCGAAGAAGCGGCGCCAGTGTACTTCAAGATTGGGACACCGTCCAGATGGATGAAAAGGCAATGCGATCTTACCTCAGCGATAAAGGCATTCTTTAA
- a CDS encoding TerB family tellurite resistance protein, with amino-acid sequence MSFSDLFGSGEHLRNLSHFASIVNLAAVDGDINQEEELLLKKFARKLDISEEEYARVIENPKAFPLSGYNSVEKRLERLHDLFKIIFADHEIDDEERELIKRYAIGLGFSSQASEGIINRSIQIFSGQLNFEDYRYLLEKENG; translated from the coding sequence ATGTCTTTTTCAGATTTATTTGGCTCGGGAGAGCACCTAAGAAATTTAAGCCATTTCGCTTCTATTGTAAACCTTGCTGCTGTAGATGGAGATATCAACCAGGAGGAGGAATTACTGCTTAAAAAATTCGCAAGAAAGCTGGACATCAGCGAAGAGGAATATGCAAGGGTTATTGAAAACCCAAAGGCATTTCCACTATCTGGCTACAATAGTGTTGAAAAAAGACTTGAGCGCCTTCACGATCTATTCAAGATCATCTTTGCAGATCATGAAATAGACGATGAAGAAAGGGAATTAATAAAGCGCTATGCTATTGGTCTTGGATTTTCAAGCCAGGCTTCAGAAGGCATTATCAACAGATCTATTCAGATTTTTAGCGGTCAGTTAAACTTTGAAGATTACCGTTATTTACTAGAAAAAGAAAACGGCTGA
- the fbp gene encoding class 1 fructose-bisphosphatase, translating into MPKKNQTLGEFIIENQSDFPYSSGELSRLINSIRLAAKVVNHEVNKAGLVDIIGAYGETNVQGEDQQKLDVYANNKFIQTLTNREIVCGIASEENDDFIQIEGHKGDHQNKYVVLMDPLDGSSNIDVNVSVGTIFSIYRRVTPMGTPVQLEDFLQPGNRQVAAGYIIYGTSTMLVYTTGHGVNGFTLNPALGSWYLSHPDMKFPENGQIYSINEGNYVHFPQGVKDYIKYCQEEKGDRPYTSRYIGSMVSDIHRNMIKGGIFMYPKSSKASDGKLRLLYECNPMAYLTEQAGGKASDGFKRILDIKPTELHQRVPFFCGSKKMVEKAEEFMKKAEYGSQSQPFSFSSK; encoded by the coding sequence ATGCCTAAGAAAAATCAAACCCTAGGAGAATTTATTATAGAGAATCAATCGGATTTTCCATATTCATCAGGTGAACTTTCAAGATTGATCAACTCCATAAGGCTTGCCGCCAAGGTGGTGAACCATGAGGTTAATAAAGCCGGCCTGGTTGATATCATCGGGGCATATGGTGAAACCAATGTTCAGGGTGAAGATCAGCAAAAACTTGATGTTTATGCTAATAATAAATTTATTCAGACCCTTACTAATCGTGAGATCGTTTGTGGGATAGCTTCAGAAGAGAATGACGATTTTATTCAGATTGAAGGTCATAAGGGAGATCATCAGAATAAGTATGTTGTACTTATGGACCCTCTGGATGGCAGCTCAAATATTGATGTGAATGTTTCTGTAGGTACGATCTTTTCAATTTATCGCAGGGTGACCCCTATGGGTACTCCGGTGCAACTGGAAGATTTTCTTCAGCCGGGAAACAGGCAGGTTGCGGCTGGTTATATCATTTACGGGACTTCAACCATGCTGGTATATACTACGGGACACGGCGTGAATGGATTTACACTTAACCCGGCGCTTGGATCCTGGTATTTGTCACATCCCGATATGAAATTTCCTGAAAATGGTCAGATCTATTCTATCAATGAAGGGAACTATGTTCACTTTCCACAGGGCGTAAAAGATTATATCAAATATTGTCAGGAGGAAAAAGGAGACCGTCCGTATACTTCCAGATATATAGGTTCTATGGTTTCGGATATTCACCGTAACATGATAAAAGGGGGGATCTTTATGTATCCTAAAAGTTCGAAGGCAAGTGATGGAAAATTAAGATTGCTTTACGAGTGTAATCCTATGGCATATTTGACTGAACAAGCCGGAGGAAAAGCCAGTGATGGCTTTAAAAGGATACTGGATATCAAGCCTACAGAACTGCACCAGAGAGTTCCTTTTTTCTGTGGAAGCAAAAAAATGGTGGAAAAAGCTGAGGAGTTTATGAAGAAAGCCGAGTATGGCTCTCAGTCTCAGCCGTTTTCTTTTTCTAGTAAATAA